The genomic stretch TGCTTGGAGCGAAAAATATGTTTGCTGCAACAGAATTACAACGACAGGTTTGTTGTTCAGGGCTTGAAATTGTTAAAACCATATTTATAAGCATTTGCCAGAGTTTACTTCTAGCAGGATTTGGAAAGCATTCACCTGCATATCTTCTTTGTCATTTTATCAGATTTTCTACGCGTTAGTTGATCAAACACTTTTTGGAGAGCAGCCGTCCTCAGTCAGAGATTCATTATCAATTGTTGCTGATCTCAAAAGACAACATACAAGTTGGAAACATGTGGAAGGGACACATTGGCACACCCGATTTAATCATCTTACAAACTATGGTGCAGGTACACTACTTGCTGCAATATACAGCCAGTAATAAAGCTGTCTACTTGTTAGCCTAAAGTTATATCTAACCATGGGAATTGATCATGTCTATGAGATATGGGATATAGCCTTAAGTCATGAGATTTATCTGACTAAATTAAATTCTACAGGCTACTATAGCTACTTGTATGCAAAATGCTTTTCAGCAACCATTTGGGAAAAGATATGCCAAGAGGATCCACTATCACCGGCAACAGGTTCAGCTCTAAGGATGAAGTTCCTGCAGCATGGAGGAGCCAAAGACGCTACTAATATATTGAATGACCTTGTAGGAAACGGTATTACAAGGCCTGCTGGTGAAGGCGTAATACCTGATGTCACAAGCCTCTGCAATATGTTGGAGCTAACCAAATGCTAGTACGAAGAGATCCCCCACTTGATCTGCCAAGAGGGGTGGAGAAACCATCAATATGTTGTCACATAGAGGTAACTTTAGCACTGCTTATACTGAAAACAACCTGCATTGTTTTACTAGAATGCAATTTGCACTTTTTATTAATGCCAACTATATGGTATGCCCTTCTCTAGTTTTTTCCTACAACCTGCATTTTTTTAAGCGCTACTGAcactgttacaatgtagtatatattcataactactttctcaacctactgaagcacaaagagtctaTACCGCCTCACTAGAGTTCTAAcacatgacctcccatttgaaaaagtcactttgtgccactagaccacaaggtcattgacatttttttattagaatgcAATTTGCACTTTTTATTAATGCCAACCATACAGTATGCcattttctcttatattttTCCACTCCCTGACAACCCGAGTGTCATATACTTTGTTCTTTCTTGAATTTTTCAGCCTTACTGATAATGCTGGAATAGGTCACCTTCTAATGATACATTGTCTATACTGCATATAGGAATCCTCTGGTTTTGATAGTAACTTTACATGAAGGGAATTGATACTCGTATACACCCCCATGGATTCACATAAAGTTAAaagcagaaaaagaaaaaaaaatggagatgaAAGCAACAGTTTGGGGTTGATTCCTGTTTGGTTGGCAGCATAAACGTTGTGATTTGGCCCTTTCAGGAGAGCCCTTTTCCCAGTAAGCTGTCTTTGATGTCTCTTACTGGCGCAAAGGTGTGGTAAATTGACACTATTGAGCTATATCCTCAGACTACTTAACTCCTTTTGTCATTCTCGGCCTCCCATTCCCCCTTATAGTGCCCATCAATCCCCGTCAATTCCAGAATAATATGCCTCCCCTCTCCCTCTATTGGATGATCATGATCCAGGTCAAATTTAGCTAAAATTTCTAATCCTGTCTCTGTCATCCGAACCGAATCTGATCTGGCTTTAGAATGGGGGGAGCGTGGCCGATCAAGATTGGTGGCACTAACCCATCACCAATTAAAGCTGTTAAGTGCATCATTATATCGGTTTTATTGGCAACGCAATcatttttgtctctttataATCATCATTATGGAAGTCGAATTGCGGTTCAAGTGAAAGAAAAAGGGGtttatatttcataaatttaataaGAGGGGTGGAGAGAATATCTCCAAATTGTCTGTTTATAATCATAACAAAAGTCGACCAGCTATTCAAGTGGAAtgaaaaatgtttatatttCATGATATGAACGAGAGAGGTAGAgagaatattttaaaatgtcagtTTATAATCGTTATATGTAGAAATCTTTTAGGTAGCTAACAACCATTGATAGAATATTCCCATATTGCTAATGCTATCTACTCTCAAATTTTGACCTCCCGTCTTCTCCTCCTTACATGACAATTTCAAATCAGacaattaactttctttttaattaatggtAGGGTCACCCAATTCATGGACACCACTCATTTTAAGCCACATCATGGgtaagaaaaaaatttatagggaaaatatcatttttcttccCAAATTGGTTTTAAATAACTAATGACCAACCATTCAAATGGAATGGGAGATTATATTCATGAATTGAACTAGAGAAGTTGGgagaatattttcaatttttttttgtttataatcATTGCGTAAGCATTTTAGATAATTAACTAGCGCCCTTGGTAGAACTAAAAGAATTTAGTCTGCACAAATAATTACATTAGTTCTTATATGACAAATTGTGGACAAGAATTAAAAGAATTCATATATCGCCAGgacaaaaaaagttaataaagttattcctaaattaaattaacaataatttaaCCTTAAATTAGTAAAATCTCAATACAATTATCAACATAAAAATCATGatgcaaacaaaaaaatatatatagtttagacCCATACATTATTTTAGCAGTCACGGAAAGATGCCTACCTTGCAGGTCAAAGAACAGCCTCCTTTAGGCGCCCCGTGCCTTTAGCTTTTGACTTAGATGACAAATTAGTGTTTGTTATAAGTAATTAAGAATCCAATCAATACACATTATGTCACACTTTATTTTTCCCCATACTTAATTAGGCGAGAGTAGCCTCAttgtcttttgttttttattgtgAAGAAAAATTGCTTTTATCATTTAAAAGTGCACACATACTAAATCTCGTTTTTGTGTAATAGTAATCAaatcacacttaaaaaaaaattacattaagaAGACTACGTGAGATGAATTCaatcaaaaaaatattgataataattaaatttgtgatattCTGACTGAGAATCATAATTCACTCATTCAACCCCTCTTCCTGAACAAGCAATCTCATTGTTAAGTGATGGGTCATGGGTGGATGGTTTGTTTATTTCATAGGGATAGCTAAAAGTGAACATTCATTTGTCTTCTTGGGTTTGTAGTTATAGCGGTGGTTGCTTAATTTTGTAATGCCATCTCGTCAAATACACGTCTCCTCATCACTATTTGCATTCATTCTTGAAACTATTCTCCTTGGAGAATGATAAAAGGTGTTGCATTCATAGCTTCATACATCACATTTGTATAGTTGTGTGTCACATATGATTGAGATTATCTAAAGACTAAAACAATTGAAATTACagattagttaattaattaaaattttttaatcattttaataataCTTAGTATAATTATGTATATCATACTTAACTGTATTGTGtaccattaatattattttaatagtaTATTTAGTTACACTTAActattggtatttttttttaccaattatcACTATTAAAAAGTCTTTAAAACAacacatcaaaatataataaaacatttAGCACTGATAGTGTGACAAGACTAGAAGTTTAGAGTTATACCAATTCGTCGAGGTGGCTCTAGCACCTTAGACTcgtaacttttcttttttttttttctttttttttggtgtgtgtgATTACTActtaattttatgagttaattcgACTATCCTATATCCTCGTAAATGTTCCAACACCTCATTAAACAATATTGATATTTAGGTGCCCGGGCATGAGCAGTTTAATTGGTCACATGTatgaagtttgagaagaaaaatcatGAATCGAATGAGACCAGTGACAGTGTGGAGCAACTTGTCAAAGTGAGGAAATTCTTGTGCGTAGTAAACAAAGATAAATCTAGTTTATGTGTTCAATTGAATTACAATGATTTATATATTCTTAGATGTTCTGTCGGATTGGAACGTGACAGACCCTTGAAATttgagattcaaccttttgagaagataatattaatgaaaaaaGGTATTGACTTCTTAAATAACATTCCCTataacttcaaaaaaaaaaaaagaaaaaaaaaagtaacattctCTAGAGCACATATACGTATAATTAAATCAAATCATCAATCCACGAGCCACTTTGTAAAAGAGCCATTGCATTTGCATGCACCTcactttcattttgtttttgtataaaaaagtaaaaggaagaaaataaaaataaaaagtttgtaAAATTGCATCATACCCTCATTGCACCAAAACCAATACATTGACAAACACTAGGCAACAAAATCCTTGGCCTTTGCCCATTGggatttgtaatttgtaaatgatTACCCAAGCCTAAAAATTGCTAGCATTGGGAACTGCATAATTTCACTTGGGCCCCTAAAACTCTACCTATTATTACTTCTACGTCCTTCTTTATCTCAAATTTACACACATACCCCTCATACAAACAAACTACCATTTTTGTCCAATTTCttttaaaagagaaaatgacTTTTTAATCATCCCATCATGACATAATAACTCCAACCACTAGTAGTTTTTTcactatttttgaaaaaaaaaacataacttaTGTGAATTAGAAAGAAGGGCATGGGTCTTTCtgtaaaaagaaatttttgtgAGGCCCgtcaagagagagaaaaggtaAAGGAAAAGCGTCAACGCCTACGTGTTAAACAGATTATAAGTTATACGGGTTGGATTGGAAATTCTCCAATCCTGACAGCTTAAAATGCAGGTTAAATTCATTTTGACAGATCTATTTGAAACTCAATctgacaatttattttttttaatactattgcctctgttacaatgtaatatgtgACTCAATCCGACAAGTTTTaccatccaaatatttttaCCGAATTGAATAACCATTTTGCCATATACCATACAAAATTACCATTATAGCCTCAAATTTGAATACCATATTTCAGAGCATCAAATACTCCGTACAAAATAACAGCGTGAAAAATGGATAAAACCACAACATTTTACAACTGTACAAAATGGGTATATACAGTAATTATTACAGCGTTCAACTTAAAACAAAGCTTAACCAACTTAACTAATTATCCATTACCAGACCATAACGGATTGAAGAAAGGAAATCGAAATCGAACGCCCAAATTACCAAAAAGCCCCAAATATACGCCGAAATTAATCCAGCGCATTGGGGCCAGTACAGTAATTCAAAATGGGGTTCCAAACCCACTGCACCAAGAACCTCCGCCTCACCCCATTCATGTTATACGTGGCACCATCTGCGCCGTTCAACATCTGGCCGGTGTACGATCCCCCTCCGCCGGTGCCGTAAATCCCCTCGCAGAGATCGGCGATTTCGACGGGGAAGCTCGGGTCCCCGCCGGCGTACCACGCGTTCACGAGCGGGTTCGTTGACAGCTCAGCAATCTCGTGAGCGATCACGCTTATCATCCCGTCCACTCCGGGGTTTCCGTTGGGGGATTTTAGGGGTTTCAGACCCGGAATGTAGTCGGGTACGGCGAACGGGTACGCGCAGATTCCGGGGCATAATTTGGCCGAGTTTCCGACCCACGCGTACGGGAGCGTGTACCCCACGATCGACGGGAAGGTGAAGTAATGGAAGCCGCAGACGTTGTTGCAGAAATCCTGGACGTACACGTCATCGGAGGTGAGCAATAGGTAAACGCCGCTCTTAGGGTTTGTAGGTAACGGACGGGACGGCGCCGTGACGGCGGATTTAATCACGGACTGGACCGTTAACCGGGTGAGGGACTTGCCGTGGGAGTAAAACCGGTCGTTTTTCTCGGCGCCGAGGATCACATTCCGGGAAATATTGGCGCCGGTCTGGTCGGTGTAGAGCCGGACCGTTTTCCACCACCCGGCAACTGACGGGCGCTTAACTGAACCCGCGGAAATAGCGGAAATGAAGGCCCGGATAATCCGCTTCTGAGATTTGTCCCAACGGCCGTACCAAATGGGATAAACGGTTATATTCGCGGTAAGAACGGGGCCCATGTGGTATCTCAGGTGAACAAACTCCGACGAGCCCTCGTATTTTTTCGACCCGCCGAAGATCAAATCCGTCGAGTTGGGTTTCTGGGCGGCGGGCCACGGCCGCCACCCGTCAACCCCGGCGGAGAAAATGAACATTCCGACGAGAACGACGAACACGAAACCCCGACGCATTTTAGAGCAGAAACTAAAACGTTAAAACTTAGAAAGAGAAAGAAGGAAAAAGGAGAAGGAGAGGACAAAGGTTTGAATGGGGAGAGTGGATTCTTAAAAGTGGTGGAGCTTAGCTAAGGGGGAGGCGGGTGGGGCCTACCGAGATGATGATGGCGACGGCGGGAGAAGTCGCCGTCGCCGGATCACCTGTAAACAGTGAGGCGATGAGCGAGCGAGCGCGGGAAAACGGGGAGGGGGGCAAGTGGGGAGGGGGGGAATTCGTGTAGGGTTTTGGAGCAGTAGTGCAGTACGAGAACAAATAAGCACGGCTTCTTCATTAAGGACGTGTTTGGTTTGGTTTCACTTGGGATTCGAAGCTGCGCTAAACTAAACCACTTCGCTGCGCCATCTGCCATCACCTATTTCACTACGTACTATATACCATCTCCCTTTTTACCATTTTCACAACATTCGAGGTTGGACTTTCATGTGTTATGTTACTTGCTTGCATTGACACCacatatactccctctgtctcattttacctgtcttatttactattcattagttaaaccaactcttccttctttgcttattttccttagtaattttttattatttttaaatttaagtttttgtatttaatagtacttttaatgtagtttataaatatataaattttatatattaatgctaaacttaataatatgaaaaattggattaaaaattactccagtcaagcctcgttaaacgaaccagacaacccttttgggacggaggtagtactaTTTTGTAATTGTCTTTGTTTGCTAGCCCATTTTGATTCCTATGACTGTTATTCGACAAATTATACCTTGTATTGTAGACCCTACCAGTTAATAGCAGTTTCTGTACCTGTAAGATTGTAATTATCAGATTATGTGTCagtaattatcaatttatttgtttatatgtacaaatatgtacagaatgtgttaactgaaggtacataatttttgtatcgtGGTTCACATtctggtctatggtataacaattgctatTATTCTTAAATAGCGATGAGTTTGACCTAGGGGTACtaataagaattaaaaattGAAGTCATGAAATTTTGATATGATAATCATACTATACTTATTCGATGAATGTTTTTCGGAGTGTTTTATGAGCTAGTTGTATTTAACAAaagtatacatttttttcttcttttttttttttaatatttcataaaACATGCAATACTATAAAGTAAGTCATCATAAAAGCTAGGGTGCCATGAGGGCAAAATAATAGGTTTTCTAAGGAGTGTCTTCTTGATTAATTTAACACTAAGTGGGTAATTAACATCTAAATAACCACCAATTAAGGAGTAAATCATTGTGTAGAAGTTATCATACATGTGTATCTAATAATTATGCCAAAGtgatagagttagtagtattcaaaaaaaaaaaattatgccaaAGTGATGCTGCATTCTTCTTTTgaatttaccttttaaatattaatatttgactGAGtgaaacttctttttttttttttttgatatttacTATGAAAAGAAATGAACACAAAATTATATGAAACATGTTCATGTCACACTAATGATTTATGTATAAATGATGGGTAGTGTTTCGAAACGGGTTGTTAAGTGCGTGAAGTTTATTAGAATTCTTAGCATGTATTTGAATCGATGAATTTATGCTTATTATTTAtgctgtcctatttactattcattggtcaaaccggCTATTTCTTcgttacttattttctttagtaattttttattatttttaaatttaattttgtgtgtttaatagtacttttaatgtagtttaatatatatatatatattttatatattaattaatgctaaacttaatattattaaaaattaaattaaaaataactttcagtCAAAcatcgttaaacgaatcagacaatcaTTTTAGAACGAATGTAGTACCGAGTATTATATAAAAAAGTTGCGAGGTAAAATGGGGACTGATTGTGAGTGGCACATATTGTGGTGGGTGGAGCTGATCGCAGGCGATACAAACCCGCACCGAAAGaggacaaaaagaaagataGGCACTTGAGGTTCGAAGCGTTAAATCACGGAGTGAATGGCGCGGACCCTTCATCATGTTTTCAGCAGGGAGATGGACACAAAAAGAGGAGACATCAGCTGAGCTGTCAGCCACCCTGGGCCCACTCCCAGAATTTCACACAATTGTTTTACCAAGATGACCAAGCTTCAAATTCTGAAATACTTTTATTACTTCAAATTTTACTCTTCATGTAGCAAATTCGGATAAGCTACATTTTCCACATGAATCACAATACAAGTGTTTACTTatttcctttttaaatttttcctaCATTAATTTATCTCATAATGCGGTTTTTATTCATTGGTTGTCAATAAATTGATAACCcaccactaattaaaaatagtatttagTTACCAATTAGATGTTGTCATGTCATGAAGGAGAAATATGAGATGTATCTAGCATTACTCGTATAAATAAAAACGTAGCATAAAAAGTACACTTATATAAATCTCCGAAAGATATATTCAAATGAATAgaacataattttcatatctaaaaaataaatggataataacaataaatttcTTTCATCATTATAAAcgaataaatattaataattcagTTTGTAATAtgaattatgatttatgatcCAAGATATAATTTGTGAAATTCACAAAGAGGGGAGAATCTAGTTGGGTTTTGGCATTGGGCCCAATTGGCAGCAGATTAGGTCTCTTTTTGGCGATATTTGACAAGGACTTGTGTCATACTGTCCACAGCTCACAGGTTTCTCTCTACGCACACACGGGACGGGACACCAATCATAGCCCCACCCCACGCCTAAGTCCTATGTACAACCACCAAATCTAAGTACCCTTTTTTTCATTCTTTCCTACCTCCCCATATTAATACTACTTAATAAATGAGTTAATTTTTGTTCTACTTCTAGTTAttctttttcataatatttccTTTTTATCCTAGTATCATTGTAGCAGGATTATTTTTGATACTTTATCAACAAAGTTgttaaaatattgttaaatacaataaGATTTCGGTCATgtttatacaaagtaagttgacctgttatacttttatttttatttaaaaaaaatcataattgaagacctaaatgtcattgtatttttgTCAATGCGTTTCAACTGAGTCAAACattatatcatattttaaatttatttatttgattgtaGATTATTTCTTTGCACTTTGTTCACATTCAACTACTAAAGTTACATCTTCTCGGTCGAATCCGTGGCACATGATCTTCTTGGTATGATGATCTTTATCGTGTGTTTCTTAACTATtacacaaaaaaagaaaattatttaatgCACAATTTCGAATAATTATTGCCAACTTCTCTCACCCTTAAACCAACGCCCCctcccccccccaaaaaaaaaaaaaaaaaaaattcaattacatcCTCAAGGTACAAATACACTTTCGGTGTTGATTGCCTGAGATGGCTCCACGGAAATAATGGGCCTACGCCGGTAAAAGCTTTGGCCCaacaccctttttttttttaattgttcaatGCGTTCTATTTGATTGCCCAGGGCTACACTAAAATAtgttcatttattttaaaactttggtCTTTAGTTTTCAAACAGTCTTCATCTTTTTATTCACACATGTAGTCTTTGGTTAAACATAAGAGACAAATAAATCTTCAAACTGCCCCAAAAGAGGTCACCAAGTAGGTGAAACATCATTCTTATATCAGAAAAATTACGATTTCAATTTTGATAACACTCTATTGATTTAGTCGATATGCATaattttttagtgtaatttatcTTTCTTATGTGATTTGTGAGTTGTTATTCAATAACTTTCTCAATGCACACTTTTAAATAGTAAATGCGAATTTTACTCTTCACAACAAAACAAATATCTTCCAATAATACTAAATTGTGCAATTAAACATatgtacataaaaaaaaaaacttaaattacaACCTTAAATACATAGTTACACCAGGGTGGACCGCTATAATTTACAtagtgaatgttcacaattcaaattgtgaacattcagtatgtaaattgtgaacatttagtgtataaattatgaatattcaatatgtaaattgtatattttgaactcagaatccaccttgcaaggtggacttagGTCCACGAAATAATTTGCCGGGTTTATACATAAACAGGAAAAACTGAAAAAGGGTTGGTAATATCAAACATTCAAACTGCTACATTAGGCCCAAGAAAGTAGCAGGCTGAATAAATATCAGGCTCATAATTTTGGGCCTGAATAGGGGTTTTATACATAAACCGGAAAACGTTAGGCACGAAAGCTAGGGTTTGTCTCTGCGTATCCAGTGGGAACTGAAGTTTGCAGAGCTCCGCCACCTCCGCCACCATGGGTCGCATGCACAGTCGCGGGTACGTCAGTGATTCCAAATTCCTCAGCTTTCATTATTCAATTGTATAGTCAGATCGTGATTCTAAGTATCGGTTGCTTTACTTGTTGGATTTCAGTAAGGGTATTTCATCTTCAGCTCTTCCATACAAGCGAACCCCTCCCAGCTGGCTCAAGATCTCTTCCGGAGATGTGAGACATCAATTTGATTAGTTTTTGTTGTTCGGTTTGCATTTTATGATTTCCGATTTGCCTAGCGTTGATACGGGACTTTGTCTGATATGCTTGAGTGCTTTTTGGAATCTATGATTGGTTTAGTGTATTCATAGTGTAATTTTGATCATATAAGGTCGAAGATAACATCTGTAAGTTCGCCAAGAGGGGTATGACTCCTTCTCAGATTGGTGTTATTCTCCGGGATTCGCACGGAATTGCTCAGGTGAAGAGTGTCACTGGAAGCAAGATTCTCCGTATCCTCAAAGCTCATGGTATTGTTTGCCTTTCAGAGTTCTTAGCTTTGCTAATTTCTAACTGTACTTAGCTCTGGTTTAGTGTTGAATGTGGCTTGATTAAAGTTGTAAATCAAACCAAGCTCCACCACTGTTTTGAGTTTTGTTATTATATGAGCCAGCCAAGCATAATCCATTTGGTGTTAAATTAAGAAAAGCTCAATCTCCTAAGAGATTAATAGCCCAAGTTTTAATGTTTAAATGCCAGTTCTAGACCTCTAGTTCAACTTTGTTAATTAATCAAGCCACCCTCGACACGCTTGGGCTTCCATGAGTATGGTCATTTACTACGCTCCTAGATTTGATATTCGTTTGGGTGTATAGGGCTTGCTCCTGAGATTCCAGAGGATCTGTACCACCTTATTAAGAAGGCTGTTGCCATCAGGAAGCACTTGGAGAGGAACAGAAAAGACAAGGACTCCAAGTTCCGCTTGATTCTTGTGGAGAGTAGGATTCATCGTCTTGCTCGCTACTACAAGAAGACCAAGAAGCTCCCTCCTGTCTGGAAATAGTAAGTGTTGCTCCACTTTTCTCGTGTTCTTTTGTTTCATTTGAGCTAGCTGAACTTTATCATACGATATGACTTCGTTTTcttcaaacaatatatatatatatatatatatatatatatatatatatataatgtatgttatAATTTCTAAGCTTCAACATATCTGGATTAGATTATTTTTGCATCTCTTGTCCCTCAATAGTTATGTTTTACCAAATCATATGGTTTATTGTGCTGAACTGCTTAATTATTCCAAGTCTCTAAAGTATTACTCTACCATATATTCTATTTCCCACATGATGCTTTCTTCATGATTATTTCAGTTTTGTTGTAAATGATTCTCAAACCTTCACTGTAAAATGGTTGTGAATTCTTCAATCTGATTAAAAATGATctcaagatttttttatttttattttttaaaatccttCCTATTGCACTGTTCCATAATGTAATGAAGCTCACTTGATGCAATATGGTTAATCAAAGGAACTTGCTAGTCAACTGCAAATTTTGGACACCATTACCATATTTTCAATATCAAATGTTTCTGTTGTCAATTGAGATGGTACTAGACATGAAGTCTTGTTCTTAATTAAAGGCGTCTTAAGTTGCTAGTTGATCCCTTGTCTCAATGACTATTGCTTAGCCGTTGAGATCTTCTAACCTGCCATTTACTGattacttttttatattttacctGCAGCGAGTCCACCACTGCCAGCACTCTTGTGGCTTAGGCTAGGCTAGAGTGGAGTAGTTTCGAATTATGGAGAGCGTAATAGAAGTGTTCTTTATGGAGAAATGTTTGTTAAACCAAATTTTGTTATTTGATACAATTATGTTGTTGGACAATTCATAATAGCTGTTTGGGAATGTTGTTTTTCTCAATGTTCTGCACTACATATTTCCCATTACTCATATATGGTGTTTGATTGGTTTGTTAGAAAGATGCATGCTCAAATTCACCAAAATTGGTAGTGTTGAGGCTGTGTCAAAGGCCATATTTATCttctaaatttctaattgaCTTTACTAGTATACCTTAGTAATCAATGAAGATTTAATCATTGTAATATACTCTGGCATAGAAGTTTCATGAAACCATTTAGCAATTTACTTGGTACCTTTGATTTACGGTAAAGCTTGTAATCAATATCTGAATGTGTGCTTTGATAATGTCTTACGACTTTAATTGGCAAAAAACATAGAAGTAAACCAATTTATTACtataattttttgacaaatcCAACTACTAGCATGGCGAGTATTGATTCATGGAATGGAGaaattcaaataatgtaaaattattagttaatCTATTAACATTACATAGAGtaactaatttaatttataggtaAAAGCACAAAGCTTGCAGCAATGGAATGTGATGGTTGGGACCCTTTTTGAAAGGATTTGAATGGCTTTGGAACAAGAATATATGAAAATCTAGATACACATTGAGAGATTAAGATTCGTCACGtctaccaaaaataaaatagatttggTAATAGCACATAGTTAAAAATGCGGTATAGCACATAGTTGAAAATACGGTAATTGACGATCATATGAACGTCTCTGGGTCATGAAGAACAATCGTTGAGAATCATCAAGTAATTTAAGCATTTGGTTATCCATTAACCAACTAATTATTTCAGTTAATTTGCAAATAAAAAGTTGGTTCTGTAAAATCATGATTCATGATCCAGTGAGGGGCCAATGTACAATTATGGTAATTTATGAGCCTGAATTGTAATTAGAGCGGGGCATAACTGAAACAAccacaaataaatactttttgGCGCCCGAGCGAAGAAAAACCCTAGGCACGGTCATACAGCTCAAGAGCATAACTAGCTGAGCAATTGGAACTTCTAAATTGACCGGAAATTGGAAAATGGCCGGATTAACAGTTGTTACCGATAGAACCCCCGCCGGGCAACCGGTCCTCAACGCCGGTAACGGCGAGGAGCTCGTGCACGTTCTTTCCGGCGTCTCCCTTGTGCTCGGCAACCGCCTTCCTCTTTCCCCCGGCACTCTGTACATCACTACCAGGTAGTCCGTTCTCCTACACTCTCTTTATAGGATTTATATTTTGCTGTTTGAGTTTGATTGAACTTGGTTTGAGAAAATTTGAAGGAAAGTGGTGTGGTTGAGCAACACAGACACAGAAAGAGGAT from Ipomoea triloba cultivar NCNSP0323 chromosome 12, ASM357664v1 encodes the following:
- the LOC115998194 gene encoding protein EXORDIUM-like 3 encodes the protein MRRGFVFVVLVGMFIFSAGVDGWRPWPAAQKPNSTDLIFGGSKKYEGSSEFVHLRYHMGPVLTANITVYPIWYGRWDKSQKRIIRAFISAISAGSVKRPSVAGWWKTVRLYTDQTGANISRNVILGAEKNDRFYSHGKSLTRLTVQSVIKSAVTAPSRPLPTNPKSGVYLLLTSDDVYVQDFCNNVCGFHYFTFPSIVGYTLPYAWVGNSAKLCPGICAYPFAVPDYIPGLKPLKSPNGNPGVDGMISVIAHEIAELSTNPLVNAWYAGGDPSFPVEIADLCEGIYGTGGGGSYTGQMLNGADGATYNMNGVRRRFLVQWVWNPILNYCTGPNALD
- the LOC115998390 gene encoding 40S ribosomal protein S13-like, whose amino-acid sequence is MGRMHSRGKGISSSALPYKRTPPSWLKISSGDVEDNICKFAKRGMTPSQIGVILRDSHGIAQVKSVTGSKILRILKAHGLAPEIPEDLYHLIKKAVAIRKHLERNRKDKDSKFRLILVESRIHRLARYYKKTKKLPPVWKYESTTASTLVA